A stretch of the Candidatus Saccharimonadales bacterium genome encodes the following:
- a CDS encoding exodeoxyribonuclease III: MIKIYSWNVNGIRAVIKKNMWQPFIDNEQPDIICLQETKAKQEQVELELPGYSQFWYSADKPGYSSTAIFSKVAPLQVVNGFPQDIIDEYNVSGDVYGDPNKEGRVIAAEFAKFWVVTVYTPNAKDDLSRIPLRHKQWDPAFLEYCKQLERGGGPANGTPKPVVFCGDLNVAHTEDDLANPKPNRGKKGFTEEERSGFQAFLDAGFIDTLRLFKQGNGHYSWWSHFAKARERNVGWRIDYFLVSVSLKDKVTDAAIHADVYGSDHCPVSITLEV; this comes from the coding sequence ATGATCAAAATTTACTCCTGGAATGTCAACGGCATCCGCGCCGTCATCAAAAAGAACATGTGGCAGCCATTTATCGACAATGAGCAGCCCGATATCATCTGTTTGCAAGAAACCAAGGCCAAGCAGGAACAAGTCGAGCTTGAGCTGCCGGGTTATAGCCAATTTTGGTATTCGGCAGATAAGCCGGGCTACAGCAGCACAGCAATATTCAGTAAAGTTGCGCCGCTCCAAGTCGTGAATGGTTTTCCGCAGGATATCATCGACGAATACAACGTCAGCGGCGATGTCTACGGCGATCCCAATAAAGAGGGCAGGGTGATTGCTGCTGAGTTCGCAAAATTCTGGGTTGTCACCGTTTACACGCCAAATGCCAAAGACGACCTGAGTCGTATACCACTGCGTCACAAGCAATGGGATCCGGCATTTCTGGAATATTGCAAACAATTGGAACGCGGCGGCGGGCCAGCCAATGGCACCCCCAAACCGGTCGTCTTCTGTGGCGACCTTAATGTGGCACACACCGAAGACGACCTGGCTAATCCCAAGCCCAACCGCGGCAAAAAGGGCTTTACCGAAGAGGAACGTAGCGGCTTTCAAGCCTTCTTGGATGCTGGATTTATCGACACGCTACGTTTGTTCAAGCAGGGCAATGGCCACTACAGCTGGTGGTCGCATTTTGCCAAGGCCCGCGAGCGTAATGTCGGCTGGCGGATCGATTATTTCCTGGTGTCAGTGAGTCTCAAAGATAAGGTGACAGACGCTGCTATTCATGCGGACGTCTACGGCTCCGACCATTGTCCGGTTAGTATTACACTCGAGGTATAG
- the pyrH gene encoding UMP kinase has product MYKRILLKLSGEQLSGKFEGGIDAELGAWLAQEVKKVIANGTQVVIMVGGGNYARGAQLAGHGIGRVTADNIGMLATLMNTLALSDIFNAQNVPTRGVSSIVAEQVVDPFTHRRAISHLQKNRVVIVGGGIGRPYLTTDTAAVSLALELECEVVLKATKVDGIYDKDPAKHDDAKRFGSLSFQQAVADDAIMVMDKAALGLAMEHDLPILVFDSSVSDNILKAVAGDPVGTIIS; this is encoded by the coding sequence ATGTACAAACGCATCCTACTCAAGCTTTCCGGCGAACAATTATCAGGTAAATTCGAAGGTGGTATTGATGCTGAGCTTGGCGCCTGGTTGGCTCAAGAGGTCAAAAAAGTGATCGCGAACGGTACGCAGGTCGTGATCATGGTTGGCGGCGGCAATTATGCCCGCGGGGCCCAGCTGGCCGGTCATGGCATCGGACGAGTCACGGCTGACAATATCGGCATGTTGGCGACACTGATGAACACGCTGGCACTGTCTGATATCTTCAATGCTCAGAATGTGCCGACTCGTGGCGTTAGTAGTATTGTAGCCGAACAAGTGGTCGATCCGTTCACACATCGCCGCGCCATCAGTCATTTGCAGAAAAACCGGGTGGTTATCGTCGGTGGTGGTATTGGCCGGCCGTACCTGACGACGGATACTGCCGCTGTCAGCCTGGCGCTTGAGCTGGAATGCGAAGTAGTCCTGAAGGCCACCAAAGTCGACGGTATCTACGATAAAGACCCGGCTAAGCATGACGACGCCAAACGATTTGGGAGCTTATCGTTCCAGCAGGCAGTTGCCGACGATGCCATCATGGTCATGGACAAAGCGGCTCTCGGACTCGCCATGGAACATGACTTACCAATATTAGTGTTCGATTCATCGGTATCTGACAATATCTTGAAAGCAGTTGCCGGCGATCCAGTCGGAACTATCATCTCATAA
- a CDS encoding glycoside hydrolase family 3 N-terminal domain-containing protein: MGRRMILGSSALVLGAAIGVPLGVYTSVNIDSETDPVTKFFHNMGESYDSVGHVLSFMVQDATCFANDAWCPTEPARDVQTKSPSVQSQDPSAAPAPKDTPSPSPASATKTNKIDPIAENCMSRHISLSERLGKLMMIKVDANNTAPMTPLFNSYHIGGAVLTGQIADPSKGEVKEFKAATNALIAVEQGEINQPFSNLSLLPAPAIVAATQTPEQAKTMVAEHARKLHEAGVDVVLGAQFEQMPSSNTAIQSDQHDQDFGKSPEEIRQYNTAYLQGWIDGGILPVAELFGDDTDLQSYNNLGNNFGDNVGALTRQHATTNPNNVQSAQLSTKDITGKLRNQMDFKGLIITELLSNESIQGKLSVAVGRALIDGNDMIYVKDSPADTSWNAQLYANVAKLQKLYESGELTDKRINASIVRIQNTQEIKITYDPLC, translated from the coding sequence ATGGGTCGTAGGATGATCTTAGGTAGTTCGGCATTGGTTCTGGGTGCAGCAATTGGCGTGCCATTAGGGGTGTACACGAGCGTAAATATCGACTCTGAAACAGACCCAGTTACAAAATTTTTCCATAACATGGGTGAATCTTATGATTCGGTCGGTCATGTTTTATCATTCATGGTCCAGGATGCGACGTGCTTCGCTAATGATGCCTGGTGTCCAACCGAGCCAGCGCGGGATGTGCAAACAAAGTCCCCGAGTGTACAATCCCAGGATCCATCCGCGGCACCAGCACCAAAAGACACCCCTTCACCCTCCCCGGCATCCGCAACAAAGACGAATAAAATAGATCCGATTGCCGAAAACTGCATGAGCCGGCATATCTCGCTCAGTGAGCGGCTTGGTAAATTGATGATGATCAAGGTCGACGCAAATAATACTGCTCCTATGACGCCGTTATTTAATTCGTATCATATTGGTGGTGCGGTTCTGACGGGTCAAATTGCCGATCCAAGCAAGGGTGAGGTAAAGGAATTCAAAGCAGCCACGAACGCACTGATTGCAGTCGAACAAGGTGAAATCAACCAGCCATTTAGTAATCTTAGTCTGCTACCTGCTCCGGCAATAGTTGCCGCGACGCAGACACCTGAGCAAGCAAAGACAATGGTGGCAGAACATGCCCGCAAACTGCATGAAGCCGGTGTCGATGTGGTACTTGGCGCGCAGTTTGAGCAGATGCCATCGAGTAATACGGCTATTCAGTCTGATCAACATGATCAGGATTTTGGCAAGAGTCCAGAAGAAATACGACAGTACAACACTGCTTATCTGCAAGGCTGGATCGACGGTGGAATTCTGCCAGTAGCCGAGCTATTTGGTGACGACACCGATCTGCAGTCATACAATAATCTGGGCAACAATTTTGGCGACAATGTCGGAGCTTTAACTCGTCAACATGCTACGACTAATCCAAATAATGTGCAGTCAGCTCAGCTGAGTACAAAAGATATTACTGGCAAATTAAGAAATCAAATGGATTTTAAAGGGCTTATCATCACCGAGTTGTTGAGTAATGAATCGATTCAGGGAAAATTATCTGTTGCCGTAGGCCGTGCGCTTATTGACGGTAACGACATGATATATGTTAAAGATTCCCCTGCTGATACTAGTTGGAACGCACAGCTGTATGCAAATGTAGCAAAATTACAAAAATTATATGAGTCAGGTGAGCTAACAGATAAACGAATCAATGCTTCGATAGTGAGAATCCAAAATACTCAAGAAATCAAAATCACATACGATCCATTGTGTTAA
- a CDS encoding ABC transporter ATP-binding protein codes for MPIIELEDVSKLYGFGDAATVALDEVSLHIEEGEFVAIMGPSGCGKSTLMNIIGLLDRPSFGKYTLNTRSVAKLRPARAAKYRRDTIGFIFQNFNLLPRLTALENVSLPLAYKGMSLHKRTQAASDMLARVGLQHREYYYPRQLSGGQTQCVAIARALVNNPKLIIADEPTGNLDSAGSRLVMELLSEIHKMGNTILFVTHNPELTRYATRVVYMHDGGIMRDEQTAIGEVAATAKRVMYNVPVKTVEDDLAGVSALMNHLPANEPTESMSMKQKTRKVKRSKRMQK; via the coding sequence ATGCCCATCATAGAGTTAGAAGACGTCAGTAAACTGTACGGCTTTGGCGACGCCGCTACCGTGGCGCTCGACGAAGTCTCTCTTCATATTGAAGAGGGTGAATTTGTGGCGATCATGGGTCCCAGCGGCTGCGGCAAATCGACGCTGATGAACATCATTGGACTGCTTGACCGCCCTTCATTTGGTAAATACACACTGAATACACGATCAGTCGCCAAGCTTCGCCCTGCCCGTGCGGCCAAGTACCGGCGCGATACGATCGGGTTTATATTTCAGAATTTCAACCTCTTGCCACGGCTGACGGCACTCGAAAATGTCTCGTTACCACTGGCCTACAAGGGTATGTCGCTGCACAAACGGACGCAAGCGGCCAGCGATATGTTGGCCCGCGTCGGATTGCAGCACCGCGAGTATTACTACCCGCGTCAACTCAGTGGCGGTCAGACGCAGTGCGTCGCGATTGCGCGGGCGCTCGTCAACAATCCCAAGCTGATCATTGCCGATGAACCGACTGGAAATCTCGATAGTGCCGGTTCACGTCTTGTCATGGAACTGCTGAGTGAAATTCATAAAATGGGCAATACGATCCTGTTTGTGACACACAACCCTGAGTTGACGCGCTATGCAACGCGTGTTGTCTACATGCATGACGGCGGCATAATGCGCGATGAACAAACGGCCATCGGCGAAGTCGCCGCCACGGCGAAGCGCGTTATGTACAATGTCCCCGTCAAGACGGTCGAAGACGATTTGGCTGGTGTCTCGGCGCTGATGAACCACTTGCCTGCCAATGAACCGACTGAGTCTATGTCTATGAAACAAAAAACCCGTAAGGTAAAGCGCTCGAAACGGATGCAAAAATGA
- a CDS encoding ABC transporter permease: MKSFTRGNFKTALSSVRSSKWRSLMTMMGIIIGIVSVVTIVSIGEGVKQQVTAQINHLGEDLITVRPGQIVNRDKDGKITGVNLFAGYTSTGVLTNDDVQTVQKTTGVKQAVPLSIVAGTLSFDKRPYAGYTVIGTTPELPDALKQKVMYGDFFSSSDGNQNGAVIGTGVAEDVFGQDVPLGQSFDFQGQTFVVRGIFDEFKSAPLSLEIDFNRAVFIPYEVTQELTSQKVSIYEILAQSKTGSADTTAAAITKNLTKAHGNQTDFTVLKQSDSLGVSGNLLNLLTRFIGGIAAISLLVGGIGIMNVMLVSVTERMQEIGIRKAIGATSRQIMNQFLVEATVLSVIGGIIGVVVSLIINGILRAFTDLQPVMSWQIVALAAGVSLAVGIIFGTAPALKAARKDPIQALRNE, translated from the coding sequence ATGAAATCATTTACACGCGGTAACTTCAAGACGGCACTCTCGTCAGTCCGGAGCTCAAAATGGCGCAGCCTTATGACAATGATGGGTATTATTATCGGCATCGTGTCGGTTGTTACGATCGTCAGTATTGGTGAAGGTGTCAAACAACAAGTCACGGCGCAGATTAATCATCTCGGTGAAGATTTAATCACCGTGCGCCCCGGTCAAATCGTCAATCGCGATAAAGACGGCAAAATAACTGGCGTCAACCTGTTTGCCGGCTATACGTCGACTGGTGTACTGACAAATGATGATGTGCAGACCGTTCAAAAGACTACGGGTGTCAAGCAAGCGGTGCCGCTGAGTATCGTAGCCGGAACTCTGTCGTTTGATAAACGGCCGTACGCAGGCTATACGGTTATAGGTACGACGCCGGAACTGCCGGATGCGCTGAAACAAAAGGTTATGTACGGTGATTTCTTTAGTTCGAGCGACGGTAATCAAAATGGCGCTGTCATTGGAACTGGCGTCGCGGAAGACGTCTTCGGCCAGGACGTGCCGCTTGGTCAAAGCTTTGACTTCCAGGGCCAGACGTTCGTTGTCCGAGGTATCTTTGATGAATTTAAGTCAGCACCGCTGTCACTTGAAATCGATTTCAACCGTGCCGTGTTTATTCCATACGAAGTGACGCAGGAGCTAACAAGTCAAAAGGTGTCGATATACGAAATACTGGCGCAGAGCAAGACCGGATCGGCCGATACAACAGCTGCTGCAATTACCAAAAACCTGACAAAGGCACATGGCAATCAGACTGATTTCACGGTACTCAAGCAAAGTGATAGCCTCGGAGTCAGCGGTAATCTCCTCAATCTGCTGACCCGTTTTATTGGCGGTATCGCCGCTATTTCGCTGCTAGTCGGCGGTATCGGCATAATGAACGTCATGCTGGTATCCGTGACTGAACGGATGCAGGAAATCGGTATTCGCAAAGCCATTGGCGCCACGTCGCGGCAGATTATGAATCAGTTTTTGGTCGAAGCAACTGTACTAAGTGTCATTGGCGGCATTATCGGCGTTGTCGTCTCGCTGATCATTAATGGCATACTACGAGCATTTACCGATCTGCAACCAGTTATGAGCTGGCAAATCGTCGCTCTGGCGGCTGGCGTGTCGCTGGCAGTCGGTATTATATTTGGCACGGCTCCAGCGCTTAAGGCTGCTCGCAAGGACCCTATCCAGGCACTTCGTAACGAATAA
- a CDS encoding Nramp family divalent metal transporter, with translation MTKPKNFITKSAELPAEMLERTVVAGLHVRDAMPGSKVLQKTGNYWHMLGPGLTTGASDDDPSGILTYSQAGAKYGFNFLWMAPLTFPLMAVIQEMCARIGLVTGRGLAGNIRIHFNKKILYVCTTLLFIANTINIGADLGAMAKAVQLFNPNLNFAALVIGFSVTSLLLQIFTPYVRYARYLKWLALVLLSYVFSTLLANLDWSDVLRHAVVPQIGFDKEQLLLICAILGTTISPYLFFWQTSQEVEEQILQGKTTLRQRSTATSTEDVKSMRVDVWTGMFLSNLVMFFIIAACGALLHQNGITEITSAAQAAEALRPFAGDATYFLFAIGIIGTGLLAIPVLAGSSSYAIAESLRWKEGLYRNLNQAHAFYGMIIISMFIGLAINFIGIDPIQALIYAAVANGLVAPLILLLIVIMSSNRRIMGRWTNKPLTTFIGWCVILLMTAAGMAAIYALI, from the coding sequence ATGACAAAACCAAAAAATTTCATTACAAAGAGCGCCGAACTACCAGCCGAAATGCTGGAGCGCACCGTTGTTGCCGGACTGCATGTCCGCGACGCCATGCCCGGCAGTAAAGTACTGCAAAAAACAGGCAACTACTGGCACATGCTGGGACCGGGTCTAACTACCGGAGCATCCGACGATGACCCGTCAGGTATCCTGACGTACTCACAGGCGGGTGCCAAGTACGGCTTCAATTTCTTGTGGATGGCACCGCTGACGTTTCCACTGATGGCCGTCATTCAGGAAATGTGCGCCCGCATCGGCCTCGTGACAGGCAGGGGGCTGGCTGGTAATATCCGAATACATTTCAACAAAAAGATCCTGTACGTCTGCACCACACTGCTGTTTATCGCCAACACCATCAACATTGGTGCCGATCTGGGCGCTATGGCCAAAGCCGTGCAGTTGTTTAATCCGAATCTTAATTTTGCCGCCCTCGTCATCGGGTTTAGTGTCACCAGCCTGCTCCTGCAAATATTCACGCCTTACGTTCGATATGCCCGCTATCTCAAATGGCTGGCACTCGTGCTACTGAGCTATGTATTTTCAACACTCCTCGCAAATCTTGACTGGAGCGACGTGCTGCGTCATGCTGTCGTGCCACAGATAGGCTTTGACAAGGAACAACTACTCCTTATCTGCGCCATACTCGGTACAACAATTTCACCGTATTTATTCTTTTGGCAAACGTCTCAGGAAGTGGAAGAGCAAATATTACAGGGCAAGACGACGCTTCGTCAGCGCAGCACAGCAACCAGTACTGAAGACGTCAAAAGCATGCGAGTTGACGTCTGGACTGGTATGTTCTTGTCAAATCTTGTAATGTTCTTCATTATCGCTGCCTGCGGCGCATTGCTGCACCAGAACGGCATTACCGAAATTACCTCGGCCGCACAAGCCGCCGAAGCCCTACGGCCATTCGCCGGTGACGCTACCTACTTCTTATTTGCCATCGGCATCATAGGCACCGGGCTGCTCGCTATACCCGTGCTCGCCGGCTCCAGCTCCTACGCCATCGCTGAAAGCCTGCGCTGGAAAGAAGGATTGTACCGCAACCTCAATCAAGCTCATGCCTTCTACGGTATGATCATCATTTCGATGTTTATCGGACTGGCGATCAATTTCATTGGGATTGATCCTATACAGGCACTCATCTATGCGGCCGTTGCCAACGGGCTCGTAGCTCCGCTTATCCTGCTGCTGATTGTCATTATGAGCAGCAACCGGCGAATTATGGGACGGTGGACCAACAAACCGTTGACGACGTTTATCGGTTGGTGCGTGATCCTACTTATGACAGCTGCCGGTATGGCAGCGATCTACGCGCTCATCTAA
- a CDS encoding MarP family serine protease: protein MNVLDIIIIAMVASSLFRGFEIGLVKQLFSTVGFIGGLFLGAWLEQYTVTLADTPIERSVVTIATTLGCALILLAVGEWIGGKLKQRVAATIHLNKFDGYLGSLLGAATLAVSVWLAAAILVTLPSAGVQEQIRGSRIISAMNRTLPPAPDIIARIGKLIEPNGFPRVFTDNEPALSGDTEVPGIGPELQQAIDRAKLSTVKIEGLGCGGIVDGSGFVIGTDLVVTNAHVVAGVSRPYIKDANGQHSATAIWFDPDLDFAILRTQNLAGQPLTINNSIVPRGTKAAVLGYPGGGALTAGGAEVLDEFTARGRDIYGQGITERDVYSLAAKVIPGNSGGPVVAADGTVIGVIFAQSTSYENVGYALSTPQITAAISQAQAQNRAVSTGNCAKE, encoded by the coding sequence ATGAACGTACTCGATATAATCATTATCGCAATGGTAGCGAGTTCGCTATTTCGTGGTTTTGAAATCGGACTTGTAAAGCAGCTATTCTCGACGGTTGGATTTATTGGTGGGCTGTTTCTGGGTGCATGGCTAGAACAATATACTGTGACATTGGCGGACACGCCAATCGAACGGTCAGTCGTAACTATCGCTACAACTCTAGGCTGCGCGCTGATATTGCTAGCGGTCGGTGAGTGGATAGGCGGAAAACTCAAGCAGCGTGTCGCGGCGACGATACACCTCAACAAATTCGATGGCTATCTTGGATCATTACTGGGGGCAGCAACGCTGGCTGTATCAGTCTGGCTGGCGGCAGCTATCCTGGTAACACTACCGTCAGCCGGCGTACAGGAGCAAATTCGTGGCTCTCGGATAATTTCTGCCATGAATCGGACACTCCCCCCAGCCCCCGACATTATCGCCCGGATAGGCAAATTAATTGAACCGAATGGCTTTCCAAGGGTATTTACTGATAATGAGCCGGCGCTTAGCGGCGATACAGAAGTTCCGGGCATCGGGCCAGAATTACAGCAGGCGATTGATCGGGCAAAGCTGTCGACAGTCAAAATCGAAGGTCTCGGCTGCGGCGGTATCGTTGACGGATCAGGCTTCGTCATCGGCACCGACCTGGTTGTCACTAATGCGCATGTCGTCGCCGGTGTCAGCCGTCCGTATATCAAAGATGCAAATGGCCAACATTCTGCGACTGCAATCTGGTTCGACCCAGATCTCGATTTTGCAATTTTGCGCACGCAAAATCTTGCCGGGCAGCCGCTGACCATCAATAACTCAATCGTACCGCGTGGTACCAAAGCCGCCGTGCTCGGTTATCCGGGTGGTGGCGCACTGACAGCCGGTGGCGCCGAAGTCCTCGATGAATTCACAGCCCGTGGCCGCGATATATACGGACAGGGTATTACAGAACGTGACGTCTATAGTTTGGCCGCCAAGGTGATTCCTGGGAATTCGGGCGGGCCGGTTGTAGCTGCCGACGGCACTGTTATTGGCGTTATCTTTGCCCAATCAACGTCATACGAGAATGTCGGCTATGCCCTCAGCACACCGCAAATTACTGCCGCCATCAGTCAGGCGCAAGCCCAGAACAGGGCAGTATCAACTGGTAATTGCGCCAAGGAGTAG
- the zwf gene encoding glucose-6-phosphate dehydrogenase, whose amino-acid sequence MSLQPVIIVIFGITGDLAQRKLLPALYHLLKDGLLHEDSVILGITRRNVTADDLLGQVELCVNEIDKVCDPTGIRKVKAALRMHQMSQTDGAEYDQLLTMLNGIEAEKGMCLNRLYYLSIPPQMFEPIVRNLGQHGHNQTCAHGTGSARLLVEKPFGYDTASAQTLIKETGEWFREDQLFRIDHYVAKETVQNILAFRTFNPLFESIWNARHIDRIEITAYEEITIEGRTAFYEGVGALRDFIQSHLLQLLTVVTMELPGNDDSDAVHASKQKLLESVETVQPDEVAQRAVRGQYETYRQEVQSPHTTTETYAALTVAVANDRWRNVPMIIQTGKAMQRKLTEIRVVFKQSGGIAEMVADPNELVFCIQPDEGIMLHLNAKKPGFTNELQSVHMNFNYQQAFDVNGHPDAYERVLIDAARGDHTLFTTSTEVLEAWRIVEHVLHTWSVSDDGLVIYPQGAAEVVPHS is encoded by the coding sequence ATGAGCCTCCAACCTGTCATCATTGTTATTTTTGGCATCACCGGCGATTTGGCGCAGCGCAAACTGCTGCCCGCGCTGTATCATCTCCTCAAAGATGGACTCCTCCACGAAGACAGTGTCATTCTTGGTATTACCAGACGCAATGTAACCGCCGATGACCTATTGGGACAAGTGGAGTTATGCGTTAATGAAATTGATAAAGTTTGCGATCCGACAGGCATACGCAAAGTAAAAGCTGCTCTCCGCATGCACCAGATGAGCCAGACAGACGGTGCCGAATACGACCAACTCCTGACAATGCTGAACGGCATCGAGGCCGAAAAGGGTATGTGCCTAAACCGGCTCTACTATCTGTCGATACCGCCGCAGATGTTCGAACCGATCGTCCGTAATCTAGGACAACACGGACATAATCAGACATGCGCTCACGGTACTGGCAGCGCACGCCTGCTCGTCGAAAAGCCGTTTGGCTATGATACTGCCTCTGCCCAAACACTGATCAAAGAAACTGGCGAATGGTTCCGCGAAGACCAGTTGTTCCGGATTGATCATTATGTTGCCAAGGAAACCGTCCAAAACATTTTGGCATTTCGCACCTTCAATCCGCTATTTGAAAGTATATGGAATGCCCGGCATATTGACCGCATCGAGATAACTGCTTACGAAGAGATTACCATCGAAGGCCGAACGGCGTTTTACGAAGGTGTCGGCGCACTGCGCGATTTTATACAAAGCCACTTATTACAATTGCTCACTGTGGTGACCATGGAGCTACCGGGCAATGATGACAGTGACGCCGTGCACGCCAGCAAACAAAAGCTGCTGGAATCTGTCGAGACAGTTCAGCCGGACGAGGTTGCGCAGCGGGCCGTCCGCGGTCAATATGAGACATACCGGCAAGAAGTCCAAAGCCCGCACACCACGACCGAAACATACGCCGCACTGACTGTAGCTGTTGCAAACGATCGCTGGCGCAATGTGCCAATGATCATTCAGACCGGCAAGGCCATGCAACGTAAACTCACGGAAATCCGAGTGGTGTTCAAACAGTCTGGTGGCATAGCTGAGATGGTAGCCGATCCCAATGAGCTCGTCTTTTGCATTCAGCCGGACGAGGGAATTATGTTACACCTCAACGCCAAAAAACCAGGCTTTACCAATGAACTGCAGTCAGTGCATATGAACTTTAATTATCAGCAAGCCTTCGACGTCAATGGCCATCCGGACGCATATGAACGAGTACTTATCGATGCTGCCCGTGGCGATCACACATTGTTTACGACCAGTACTGAGGTGCTTGAAGCCTGGCGGATTGTTGAACATGTCCTGCATACCTGGAGCGTGTCTGACGACGGACTGGTGATATATCCTCAGGGTGCTGCAGAAGTGGTACCGCATAGTTAG
- a CDS encoding NADP-dependent phosphogluconate dehydrogenase, which translates to MKIAISGLGRMGMQIAEKLVKDGHTVIAHNRSSDKVDHAAGFGATAAYSKQDVAAAFEDGEQAILWIMLPAAIIDSELSDWMDILPEGTIFVDGGNSDYRLTRQHAETVHNHGSILLDSGTSGGIMGLKDGFCMMIGGDQTSYQLLEPIFQSLAAPLGGYHHFGSTGSGHYVKMVHNAIEYGMMESLAEGYRMLHEGPYKELDLAAAGDLWQNGSIVTSGLNKLTTQALAENPTLQGIDGFVAESGEARWTLETAKELNIPLPSIQASFDVRLASQKGETSFTTKLLAAMRNKFGGHAINNESPVDSQVEPKT; encoded by the coding sequence ATGAAAATCGCAATATCAGGCCTTGGACGCATGGGGATGCAGATAGCTGAAAAATTGGTCAAAGATGGACATACTGTCATTGCGCACAACCGCAGTTCCGATAAGGTTGATCATGCCGCTGGCTTTGGCGCAACTGCCGCATACAGCAAACAAGATGTTGCAGCTGCATTTGAAGACGGCGAGCAGGCTATTCTATGGATCATGCTGCCAGCTGCCATTATCGACAGCGAGCTTAGCGACTGGATGGACATACTGCCAGAAGGCACGATATTTGTCGACGGCGGCAACTCGGACTACCGATTGACTAGGCAGCACGCCGAAACCGTCCACAACCACGGTTCGATTCTGCTTGATAGCGGTACCAGTGGCGGCATCATGGGCCTGAAAGACGGCTTTTGTATGATGATCGGCGGCGACCAGACGTCGTATCAGCTGCTTGAGCCGATTTTCCAATCGCTCGCAGCCCCACTCGGCGGCTACCACCATTTTGGATCAACTGGATCCGGCCATTACGTCAAGATGGTGCATAACGCCATTGAATACGGGATGATGGAAAGTCTTGCAGAAGGCTACCGCATGCTCCATGAAGGCCCGTACAAAGAACTCGATCTTGCGGCTGCTGGCGACCTGTGGCAAAACGGCAGTATTGTCACCTCGGGGCTAAACAAGCTCACAACGCAGGCATTAGCAGAAAACCCAACGCTGCAAGGCATCGACGGCTTCGTGGCTGAATCAGGCGAGGCTCGCTGGACACTGGAGACAGCCAAAGAACTGAATATTCCGCTGCCGAGCATCCAAGCTTCATTCGACGTCCGGCTCGCCAGCCAAAAGGGAGAAACCAGCTTTACCACCAAGTTGCTGGCTGCAATGCGCAACAAATTTGGCGGCCATGCAATAAACAATGAAAGTCCCGTCGATAGCCAGGTTGAGCCGAAGACATGA
- a CDS encoding 6-phosphogluconolactonase, translating to MKFVRVHQLADGVEPLRDRLLKELADGKRVVWLVPGGSNIPLTVAVMAQLPDELTAGLTILLTDERFGPVGHPDSNAHQLDETGFLPKQATVVPVLRDNLSLPETIAHYAAAFTQATGSADVIIGQFGMGADGHIAGILPGSVAVRSADMAAGYVAPNFTRITLTPNALRQLTAAYVFAFGSDKRLAMQRLQAETLSLDEQPAQIIKHIPDSYVYNDQID from the coding sequence ATGAAATTTGTGAGGGTACACCAATTAGCAGACGGCGTTGAGCCACTACGTGATCGATTGCTCAAAGAGCTGGCTGATGGCAAACGCGTCGTTTGGCTAGTGCCCGGCGGCTCCAATATACCGCTGACAGTTGCGGTCATGGCGCAGCTGCCAGATGAGTTGACTGCGGGCTTGACCATCTTACTCACTGATGAGCGCTTCGGACCAGTCGGACACCCCGATTCCAATGCACACCAGCTCGATGAAACCGGGTTTTTACCAAAACAGGCAACAGTCGTACCCGTGCTTCGGGATAATCTGTCGCTGCCGGAGACTATCGCACACTATGCTGCAGCCTTTACTCAAGCCACCGGGTCCGCCGATGTAATCATCGGGCAATTTGGCATGGGCGCCGACGGGCATATTGCCGGCATACTGCCTGGTTCGGTTGCTGTTCGATCGGCAGACATGGCAGCCGGCTACGTGGCGCCGAACTTTACACGGATTACCTTGACGCCTAACGCCCTTCGGCAGCTGACCGCTGCCTATGTCTTTGCATTCGGTAGTGATAAGCGTCTAGCGATGCAGCGTCTGCAAGCCGAAACCCTTAGCCTCGACGAACAACCTGCCCAAATCATCAAGCATATCCCAGATTCGTATGTATATAATGATCAGATTGACTAA